The Nostoc cf. commune SO-36 genomic sequence ACTTATTTGGCTTGGCAAGCAACGGGTTTACCACGCGATCGCATTATGGGTATGGCTGGTGTGTTAGATTCCGCTCGTTTTGAAACCTTCATTGCCCTAGAATTGGGCGTTTTACCCGCCGATGTCAAAGCGATGGTTTTGGGTAGCCACGGCGATTTAATGGTTCCCTTGTCTCGTTATGCTACCGTTAACGGCATTCCCATCACTGAATTGCTGGATGCAGCCACAATTGAACGCTTGGTAAAAAGAACTCGCAACGGTGGCGCAGAAATCGTGGAATTGATGCAGACGGGAGGTGCTTTTTTTGCCCCGGCATCAGCTACTAGTGTGATGGTAGAATCGATTTTGCTAAATCAGTCGCGGTTGTTGCCTGTGGCGGCGTATCTGCAAGGTGAATACGGTTTAGAAGATGTTGTAATTGGTGTTCCCTGTCGGTTGGGATGCGGTGGAATTGAGAGTGTTTTGGAATTGACACTTACCGATGAAGAAAGAGAAGGTTTGCATACTTCGGCTCAATCTGTGCGTCGGAATATTGAGCGATCGCAGGAAGTTTTGGCTAACAATAAATGAGTAAATAATTCGTAATTTATAGAAATAGCAACAAAAATAAAAGGCAGTAGGTTCAAATCCCGCTATAGCGGTTCCCACTCTGATGCGGTACAAAATGATATCGCAAGGTGTAGGGGCACGGCATGCCGTGCCCCTACGGGTGTACCTTGAATTGTGCCCATTCCTTACTGGGGAATGGGGCTGAGTTTGGCGTTAACGACGAGAATCTTGATCTGCGGGATCGCCGTAGGGGTCTTCGCTGGCTGGGCGGACATCACCAAACTCTCCTGTGTCTGCGGGATCACCGTAGGGGTCTTCGCTAGCTGGGCGAACGTTGCGGTAAGACGCGATGTCTGCGGGATCGCCGTATGGGTCTTCACTAGCTGGGCGAACGTCGCCGTAAGATGCTGGATCTGCGGGATCACCGTAAGGATCTTCGCTGGCTGGACGTACATTGCGATCGCGGAATTTGGCATCTTCAGCTTTATCGCCGTTGGGCCCCAAAAGCAACTCCTTCGCCTTTCGGAAAAATTCATCTACCATAATCTGTCTCCTGATTTAAGTTCGTGTTTCCGACGTGCGCGATTGGCGTTATCCTCCGGGAAACCCGCTTTATATTTACACACACTTCGCTGATCTAGAGTGCTGGCGCTGCGCTTGAAGTTAGACCAGTGAGATCGCGACCTGCGGCACTCCGGTTATAGCCTTGGAATTCCCGATATTTTTGTGCTTCAGATTCCGGTACTCGAATTCCTTCTGCTGGTGGTGTTACCCAGTGAGCGCGATTTTCAGCATCGCGGTAGTATACACGCCCGTTCTTGGAAAGATAATACTTACCTTGCGCTCCTTCTTGTGGAGCATTCTTATGTTGGTTGTACATATAGTACAGTGCTGCGGCTCCTGCCAAAAGTGCCACTTTTTGACCCGTACCCAATCCTTTTTTAACTTCGGTTTGGTTTGTGCGATCGCTCACTGTTCTACTAATGGTGTCATCAACAGGTGGTGGCACATTAGCCTTTTGGGAACCGCCTCCGCAGCTACTCAGCAAGGGCACCATTAGCAATGCCGAAAGCAGCACTGCAAATAGACGCGAAACTATTTTACGTTCTTTATATATTGTGTTCATTGGATTTCATCATCACCTGTATTTGCCAAAAGCCTTGCTGTTGCAAAAACAGAGTTGGACTTCCTGTTATTTCGCTGGGAATTGAAAAAACATACACCACTCAATTTACAACTGCACAAGCTAAAGCGTTTCATTATTTATCATCAGCGATTTTTTCAAGTATTCCATCCCGCCTTCGAGAGAAACTGCATTCATCCTAAGGAAATATATTTTTGATTTTTTATAAATCATATTTAGCTAAAACGCTGAAATATTCAGCAATTACCCGGTTATTATTTTGTGCTAAATTACTTAAAAAGATACAGCCGCTACAATAAATATTGTAAAAAAATACACTCAATATGACATCAAAAAATACAGCCCAAATTAGAACTCGTCTCCTTCTGGCTTTGTGGGATTTGGGAGGAACGCAGCAGGAAGTTAAGAAAGGTCAGCTTACCAAGCGAATTGTATCGAAAAGCCAGAAGGTAGCAGATTATCAGGGTTCATTTGATGAATTACAGAAACAGGGTGCGATCGCAATTTCCAAAAAAGGATATTCTCTGACATCTCCCAAGGGTTTAGAGGCATTGGGTGAAGGTTTGAGAGGTGGCGATTTTAAGTTTGAAGGGACAATTGTTGGAACTTGGGCGGCGAATGCGTTGTTGCGGTGGATTAGTCAGATTGATGTTGCGGTAACTGGTGCAGGTGTACCAGTTAATGGGAAGGGTGCGATCGCGGAGCTTTCCAAAGGAATCGCTTCTTACGACGAGTTTAAATCTGTGGCGTTGGAAGTCTACGACAAGCTGAACCAAAACTACAACTTAGACGATCTTGTGCCAATTTATCGTATCAGGAGAGAAATAGGCGATCGGGTTAGTCGTAGAGAGTTCAGTGAGTGGTTGTTGGAAATGCAGGAGAAAGATATTTTACAACTTCAAGGTGGAAGTTTACCAGATAACGACCCAGCCAAACTTGAAGACTCAGTAACTACAGAAGTCAGTGGACTCCGTTGCTATGCCAAACTTTTAAACTAATCCACCAATTTTTGTAATTTTTGATAATTTTCTTCTAGCCCTCATACACAACTAGTTCAAATTTATGTCTAACGATTTAATTAATGTCATCAGTACAAACAATCCATTTCAAGGACGCTTAGTAGTTAGAAGCCATAATGTTTGGGGACAAAGTTTTCCTGATGTACCATCTTTAAATTCTCATGCTTCTGATGCTGTTTATGAAGCAATAGAGAAAGTTCGTAATAGAAAACGACAAGTTATAGGCATTACCATTAAAGCAGAGAGAGGGCTAGGGAAAAGCCATCTTATAAGCAGGATTCGCCATAAATTACAGATTGATGGTAGCGCTTTATTTGTTTATATGAGTCAGTGTGATGATTTAAATCGCATAAAAACAGCATTTTTAAGTACTCTTGCAAATAGTCTTAAACAAGTCGGTAGTGCAAGTGTTAGTCAATGGCAGGAGTTAGCAACAGCCTTAGTTAATGAAGCTTTCAAAAAAAAATATACCCCTCAACAGCTAGTAAACCAGTTTCCAGGTGCATTAGTTAAAAATCCTAATGTGGTTGAAGTTTTGCGAGATAAAATCCTGAGTACCAAGCCTGATATAGAAAATCCTGATATTCTTACTGCAATTTTATGGACATTATCTCCTGATCCCGCTTATGAAATATTTGCTATTCGATGGCTTGCTGGTAATAGCCTACCACACGCTAAAGCCGATTCGATGGGTTTAGCTAATGTGAGTGTAGATGATAAAGAAGCCGAATCATTCAATACAGTGCGGCAAATTCTCGACTTAGTTAGTGAGTATAAGCCAATAGTAATTTGCTTTGATGAAATGGAAAATTTAGGCTGTAATGATGCGGGGTTCACCGGTTCACAAGTTACTGCTCTCCTAGCGAAAGACTTATATGACAAAATTAAACAGGGTATTTTGCTAACATCTATATATCCTGAAACTTGGACACATCAGGTAAAAACATTGCCATACGCTGAAGCAGTTGTAGATAGAATGGGTGAACAAGTTATTGATTTAAAGCATCTGAATCCTGATGATGTTGTTGCTTTAGTTTCTAGATGGCTTGAAGAATTTTATCAAGAGAATGGATTAATACCTCCTTATCCAGTTTATCCATTTGATGAAGCCAAACTGCGAACATTGGGCAAGGAAAGACCAATTGTCAGGAAAGTTTTGCAATGGTGCGCTGAAAATTTTAAACCTCTTATTACAACTATAGACATAGATGAACAAGAACTCAAACACCCAGTAGAACCTACGTATAATCAACAATTAGCTGCTCTACAAAATACTATTCAAGATTACATGGAGGATAAAAGAACTCTTGCTCAAGCACTAAGATTAGGATTTAGTGCAGTCATTGGTGAAACTATAGAGAATGTACAAATTGAAAAAGTTGTCGATATTCAAGTAAAAGCTGTTGATAGAGGCTATCTTGATTTTAAAATTGTTGGCAAGGAAAACGGTAAAGATGTCAAAATTGCCGTAGCTGTTCTGCAAGAGTCTGGGGGCTTATTCGTCCAAGCTACATTGAAACGGTTAATTCGCTACAAAGACTTTGATGTAACTCGTGGTTGTTTAGTTCGCTCTAAACAAATTAATAAAGGTGCTACTAAAGCCCAAGATTGTTTAAAAACGCTTTTATCAAAGGAATTAGGTGGTGAATGGGTATTATTAAAATCTGAAGACATCAAACCACTTTTAGCATTGCATTTTGTGATGAAGGGTCGTGAAGATGATGAGTTAACCGAAGATCAAATCATAGATTTTATTCGCACAAAACGGATAGCAATTGATAATTATCTTATCCGTGAAATTCTCAGCGATCCATCAGGACAAGTTCCTAAAGATGCAATTGATGAAGAAGAGGAGAGTAGTAATATGACCTTAATAGAGGTTAAAGATGTAGTAAGTGTTGCTTCAGATGATTTATTCCAAGAATAATGATGAATACAGCATTACGTTTACCAGCACCAGAAATTGAGGCATTGTTGCAAGGGAGAATAATTGCAGTAATGCCTAATAAATTTATTACTCCGGGGCGAGAATTTGCCCTTTGTCCAGCAGATGCGTCAATTAATTTACTACCAGTTGAGCAGTATTATTGCTCAAGGTTCTTACCTATTGCCCAAAGTACATTTGCACAACTCAATAGTCAGGGCGTTTTAATACAACCTCAGCAAATGAGTTTACTTCCAAACGAGGAACAGTTAAAACTACCCCTTTTAGCTTATGAAACAGTGTTAATTAAAGCTTGGGGTAGGTGTGAACTGTGCCAAATTCTGAATAATGCGGAATCATTGGCTGCTTTATCACAGCTAACTATTTGGACAACAGAAGCTTTAAAGGAAATACTAAGGCAAAAGCAAAATATTTTTTTAGCATATTTGCGAGTATATAAGTTGCCTAAATCAATTGAAGTCCTGATAAAATCAAATAGCCAGTTTGTTGCATTACCGCAACCTGTAAATCTTTCTGAAGCTAACCCAGTAATAAACGATCGCACCTTCACCCAACGCAAACACCAATTAGAAAAGCTAGAACCCTCACTGCATCGTGAATTAGAAGAATTGCAGAGTGCGATCGCATCCCTAAGCATTAACCAACCAGCAGCGAAACAATTAGACGACGATATCAAAGTATTTTTGGGTTGGAGTAATGACAAGCTAACTAAGCAACCCGATCCAAATTTAGCTTGGATAAATGATATTGCAAAATTGGGCGATCGCATCATCGAACAAGACGAGAGTAAAAGCAACTATCAAGCTGGTACAGACTTTGAAATCATCACACGCCGTAGCCTTAATTTTTTAGGATTCAAAGTTGAAGAAAACTACAAAGGCGGTGCAGGTGGCTTAGACTTATTTTGCTCACAACCTTATCCTCTTGTTTGCGAATGCAAAGCAGGTAAAAGCATTCCTGATCGTGCAGTAGAAGAATTAGATAGGATTGGTAAAAGGCATCTTAAAGAAAATTATCTTCAAGCTGTGCGGTTGATTATTGGCCCAGGTCAACCAACTAAAAATCTGAAAGAATCTGCTCAGATATCTAAAATCAGTATTATAAATGTAATGACTCTACAAAAACTCGTTGAATTAAAAGCAAAATATCCAGGTGCTATTAACTTAATCGAATTACAGCAATATTTAGAACCTGGGCAAATTGACTATAAAATTAGTGAATATATTGATAAAGTTGAGAGAGAGATTAAATTGCGATCGCATATTATCCAGCTTGTCAAAAATCATTTAGAAAAAACAAGTGATGTAAATGTTGGAGTGGATGCCCTTCACATAGCATACATTTATGGCAGTCCACCTGAGTCTTTGAAAAATAAAGAACTTTACGAAATTCTGATTGAACTTTCTTCACCGTTAACAGGCTATTTAGGACGAATAAAAGGCAGTGATTGGAATAGCGATCGCTTTTACTTTCTCCGCGATTTGCCTATTAACTAAAAATAGTAAAATATATCTCTTTTCTTACCTCTGCGTTCTCTGCGCCTTTGCGGTTCGTTTCAAAATAAATAAAGTAAGTAAGCGTAGCCAGCCGTAGGCATTGTCTTTAGTTTGTAGGTGATTGAGCAATCGCTTTACGCAGTTTATCTCGCAATTGCCATTAATTTATTAATAATTAATACTATCTATTGACTTAATTTTATTTTATGAGAATCAATAACAAGGCTAGACGCAGATCGCCGCAGCTATTGCAATGTTCTCTCTTTTAATCAGTATATATTGTTTCTAGTGACAAACTTTACAGAAAATTCATACTTAGCCACTGTGTAACTTCATTTACATGAGATAGCAGATTTAGTACTGTCGAAGAAACAGATTATACTTACTACACTGGTGTTTATTAATCACAAATCTCTATCAAGTTTAAAATTTAGGCAAAATGACCCATGTATTATCAAATTTGGAATTTCTTTCTTAAAGAAGATAAATACATTTATTGGAAAGAGCAAATAAAAGCTAACAAAAACTTTGACAAAGTTACATGGCAAAAGGTTATTGATTTTTTGTCACTAGTAGAGCAAACTTTCCAATTAAAAAGTCAACTAGCAGAAACCGATAGCCTTGAGCCGTTTCTCAAATTAGCAACAGAAAATGGTTATAGCCTGACAGCAGAAGAACTTGCCTGGTTTCTAATTACAAGAAGGCAGATTTGGGATCTTTTTGATTTTGCACA encodes the following:
- the mdh gene encoding malate dehydrogenase codes for the protein MFSSLNSPIVCNLPRVTIVGAGRVGSTLAQRIAEKNLADVVLLDIIAGMPQGLALDLMEARGIEIHNRQIIGTNNYADTSGSQIVVITAGLPRKPGMSRDDLLKTNAKIVVEAAKSAIAHSPNAIFIVVTNPLDVMTYLAWQATGLPRDRIMGMAGVLDSARFETFIALELGVLPADVKAMVLGSHGDLMVPLSRYATVNGIPITELLDAATIERLVKRTRNGGAEIVELMQTGGAFFAPASATSVMVESILLNQSRLLPVAAYLQGEYGLEDVVIGVPCRLGCGGIESVLELTLTDEEREGLHTSAQSVRRNIERSQEVLANNK
- a CDS encoding translation initiation factor; translated protein: MVDEFFRKAKELLLGPNGDKAEDAKFRDRNVRPASEDPYGDPADPASYGDVRPASEDPYGDPADIASYRNVRPASEDPYGDPADTGEFGDVRPASEDPYGDPADQDSRR
- a CDS encoding P-loop NTPase fold protein; protein product: MSNDLINVISTNNPFQGRLVVRSHNVWGQSFPDVPSLNSHASDAVYEAIEKVRNRKRQVIGITIKAERGLGKSHLISRIRHKLQIDGSALFVYMSQCDDLNRIKTAFLSTLANSLKQVGSASVSQWQELATALVNEAFKKKYTPQQLVNQFPGALVKNPNVVEVLRDKILSTKPDIENPDILTAILWTLSPDPAYEIFAIRWLAGNSLPHAKADSMGLANVSVDDKEAESFNTVRQILDLVSEYKPIVICFDEMENLGCNDAGFTGSQVTALLAKDLYDKIKQGILLTSIYPETWTHQVKTLPYAEAVVDRMGEQVIDLKHLNPDDVVALVSRWLEEFYQENGLIPPYPVYPFDEAKLRTLGKERPIVRKVLQWCAENFKPLITTIDIDEQELKHPVEPTYNQQLAALQNTIQDYMEDKRTLAQALRLGFSAVIGETIENVQIEKVVDIQVKAVDRGYLDFKIVGKENGKDVKIAVAVLQESGGLFVQATLKRLIRYKDFDVTRGCLVRSKQINKGATKAQDCLKTLLSKELGGEWVLLKSEDIKPLLALHFVMKGREDDELTEDQIIDFIRTKRIAIDNYLIREILSDPSGQVPKDAIDEEEESSNMTLIEVKDVVSVASDDLFQE
- a CDS encoding DUF1802 family protein, translated to MMNTALRLPAPEIEALLQGRIIAVMPNKFITPGREFALCPADASINLLPVEQYYCSRFLPIAQSTFAQLNSQGVLIQPQQMSLLPNEEQLKLPLLAYETVLIKAWGRCELCQILNNAESLAALSQLTIWTTEALKEILRQKQNIFLAYLRVYKLPKSIEVLIKSNSQFVALPQPVNLSEANPVINDRTFTQRKHQLEKLEPSLHRELEELQSAIASLSINQPAAKQLDDDIKVFLGWSNDKLTKQPDPNLAWINDIAKLGDRIIEQDESKSNYQAGTDFEIITRRSLNFLGFKVEENYKGGAGGLDLFCSQPYPLVCECKAGKSIPDRAVEELDRIGKRHLKENYLQAVRLIIGPGQPTKNLKESAQISKISIINVMTLQKLVELKAKYPGAINLIELQQYLEPGQIDYKISEYIDKVEREIKLRSHIIQLVKNHLEKTSDVNVGVDALHIAYIYGSPPESLKNKELYEILIELSSPLTGYLGRIKGSDWNSDRFYFLRDLPIN